A single Perca flavescens isolate YP-PL-M2 chromosome 2, PFLA_1.0, whole genome shotgun sequence DNA region contains:
- the alkbh5 gene encoding RNA demethylase ALKBH5, with translation MAASGYSDLREKLKSMTPHRDDFKNKYVDGTSNGSSGKSRKRKFRESDDDEYEHSDDSAEHREQEASRVKSSILQKSIFTPEECALIEEKIDDVVAKGEAGLYREHTVDRAPLRNKYFFGEGYTYGSQLEKRGPGQERLYRKGEVDEIPNWVHELVIKRLVSSGVVPEGFVNSAVINDYQPGGCIVSHVDPLHIFARPIVSVSFFSDSALCFGCRFQFKPIRVSEPVFVLPVRRGSVTVLSGYAADDITHCIRPQDIKERRAVIILRKTRPDAPRLDSDSLLSSSPPVKRPPPLKAKRSHRKAEPDAAHRPRVLEMDKEENRHPSHSRHRRRSISSENYRRRGQASDKHRESSGRKVKMRRH, from the exons ATGGCAGCCAGCGGATACTCTGACCTGAGGGAGAAGCTGAAATCCATGACTCCACACAGAGAcgactttaaaaataaatacgtGGACGGGACGAGTAACGGCAGCAGCGGAAAAAGTCGAAAGCGCAAGTTCCGAGAGTCCGACGACGATGAATATGAGCACAGCGATGACAGCGCGGAGCACCGTGAGCAGGAGGCCAGCCGGGTGAAGAGCAGTATCCTGCAGAAGAGCATCTTCACACCGGAGGAGTGCGCCCTCATCGAGGAGAAGATCGACGACGTGGTTGCCAAAGGAGAGGCTGGACTTTACCGTGAGCACACCGTAGACCGGGCGCCCCTCCGCAACAAGTACTTCTTTGGGGAGGGTTACACGTATGGATCCCAGCTGGAGAAGCGTGGACCGGGCCAGGAGAGGCTGTACCGCAAAGGAGAAGTGGATGAGATCCCAAACTGGGTGCATGAGCTGGTGATCAAGCGTCTAGTGTCTAGTGGAGTGGTCCCAGAAGGGTTTGTCAACAGTGCAGTCATCAACGATTATCAACCGGGTGGCTGCATTGTGTCACATGTAGACCCTCTGCACATCTTTGCAAGGCCCATCGTCTCCGTCTCCTTCTTCAGTGACAGCGCGCTCTGCTTCGGCTGTCGCTTCCAGTTCAAACCGATCCGGGTGTCAGAGCCGGTGTTTGTCCTGCCTGTGAGGAGAGGGAGTGTCACAGTACTGAG TGGCTACGCTGCTGATGACATTACACATTGCATCCGGCCCCAAGACATCAAGGAGCGGCGTGCAGTTATCATCCTTAGAAA GACCAGACCAGATGCTCCTCGACTGGACTCTGACAGCCTGTTGAGCTCTTCTCCTCCTGTAAAGAGACCCCCTCCTCTGAAAGCCAAACGCTCTCATCGCAAAGCAGAGCCTGATGCTGCTCACAG GCCGAGGGTACTAGAGATGGATAAAGAGGAGAACAGACATCCGTCACACTCCCGTCACCGTCGTCGCAGCATCAGCTCCGAGAACTACAGGAGACGTGGTCAAGCCTCCGACAAACACCGGGAGAGTTCAGGACGCAAAGTCAAAATGAGACGCCACTGA